The following proteins are encoded in a genomic region of Colletotrichum higginsianum IMI 349063 chromosome 9, whole genome shotgun sequence:
- a CDS encoding Vacuolar morphogenesis protein has translation MQPARPPPRAPGSFSPLPGSTASNAPSPQRPRPPVRTESSSSEESLSINFVKPRTHAPSAPTQPSSGTPIYAQFSQANSSTASLQNFSRPTAQRSGTTPGGPSGHSLGGGNDPSVSANAVTAARTASPFTKGHSRKHSQTPGLFDSTLPSTSTSNLSQVGMSHPSANSSSTNQHQHHHPSPALSASHIAAQAAFQHQTSQQQQQHQQLLHVRQRSQTVPNPANGDGDNVRRGSNGKGPLSPPMLSLTEASGPRENAFGTQGYHKGLLGSHSAAATSAANAAANAAFPRSGQTSPGLPQQQQLHNPGQPPPQLIPDSKPVKPEKSKVKLFSRPVKIGTKGDPKDKPLPSPSKIGSALASLQRGNFSTSSLIDTSGQSIYNLNNSSSATIRAVPETPTMEKEGKEKEKKHHFLSRQKHKLKDDYHLPLSSASSNSKPTDPSAPSSLYSFNLPPSPAPTATSFGKARRDKKTEKESSNLNVESSSLPSEWPGPSSLPSLTHQSSYLSEPIDAGKYGLNSMALDDAWPYLKAKMLVIFEGEDLRQPVEDFNRLVALHIQYCIQRRSPNIILEDLRELLATGFASLDMTLRRTQEDKVIPALVEMWLITYTSILPYMQAVFLPLDLEFSGCGVLMNPDQARDFWGGIKAPSSDSAPYVSPASAVLDVRRIVLTAYRDIVILPRYDSLKAIFSRLSLEFLPSSFASLALASPLPDPALSSSPADTMNMMRPGTAMSLDPSVASYNSNATTLLGDGSAGGGGGGGGGGGRSRGLSNVSYASGGSDGQLRPFTREQNVEDSKQVTEMVGRMLQCMSILASIGGVAGDGSDEGNRRMEELCRLLKLNWLGRGRTGRNRRGIVGGRRREIPESIREGLRVV, from the coding sequence ATGCAACCAGCACGACCCCCGCCCCGAGCGCCGGGCAGCTTTAGCCCTCTCCCGGGCTCGACAGCTTCCAACGCACCGTCACCACAACGTCCACGACCGCCCGTACGTaccgagtcgtcgtcgagcgaAGAGAGTCTCTCGATCAATTTCGTAAAGCCGCGAACTCACGCACCGAGCGCGCCCACACAACCTTCTTCGGGAACCCCAATCTATGCTCAGTTCTCCCAGGCCAACTCGAGTACCGCGAGCCTGCAGAACTTTTCGCGCCCGACTGCTCAGAGGTCGGGAACCACGCCTGGAGGCCCATCGGGTCACAGCTTGGGAGGAGGAAACGATCCGAGCGTGAGCGCGAATGCTGTCACTGCTGCGCGCACGGCGAGCCCTTTCACCAAAGGCCACTCGAGGAAACATAGCCAGACACCCGGTCTGTTCGACTCGAcgctgccctcgacgagcacATCGAACCTGTCCCAAGTGGGCATGTCGCACCCGTCCGCCAACTCGTCTTCCACAAACCAACATCAGCATCACCACCCAAGCCCCGCCCTTTCGGCAAGCCACATCGCGGCGCAGGCTGCCTTTCAGCACCAGACtagccagcagcaacaacagcaccagcagctTCTGCACGTCCGGCAGCGGTCGCAGACTGTCCCGAACccggccaacggcgacggtgacaaCGTAAGGAGGGGGAGCAACGGAAAGGGCCCGCTCAGCCCGCCTATGCTAAGCCTGACCGAGGCAAGCGGTCCACGAGAGAACGCTTTTGGGACCCAGGGATACCATAAAGGTCTTTTGGGAAGCCATTCGGCCgccgcgacctcggccgcgaaCGCAGCCGCGAACGCAGCCTTCCCGCGATCGGGCCAGACTTCACCAGGCttgccgcagcagcagcagctaCACAATCCCGGCCAACCTCCACCCCAGCTGATCCCAGATTCGAAACCGGTGAAGCCAGAAAAGTCAAAGGTCAAGCTGTTCTCACGTCCAGTCAAGATCGGCACCAAGGGCGACCCCAAGGACAAACCGCTCCCTAGCCCGAGCAAGATCGGCAGCGCGCTCGCTTCGTTGCAGCGAGGAAACTTCAGCACGAGTAGTCTAATCGACACCAGCGGCCAGTCAATCTACAACCTGAAcaactcgtcctcggccaccaTCCGCGCGGTGCCCGAAACGCCCACCATGGAaaaggagggcaaggaaaaggaaaagaagcaTCACTTCCTGTCGCGGCAAAAGCACAAGCTCAAGGATGACTACCATCTTCCGCTGTCTTCCGCATCGAGCAACTCAAAACCCACAGACCCCAGTGCCCCCTCGAGTTTGTACAGTTTCAACTTACCCCCTAGTCCGGCCCCGACTGCAACGTCGTTTGGCAAGGCGCGGCGGGACAAGAAGACTGAAAAGGAGAGCAGCAACCTCAACGTCGAGTCAAGCTCGCTCCCGTCAGAATGGCCAGGGCCGAGCAGCCTACCGAGCCTGACGCACCAGTCGTCGTATCTCTCCGAACCAATCGACGCAGGCAAGTACGGCCTCAACAGCATGGCGCTCGACGATGCCTGGCCGTACTTGAAGGCAAAGATGCTCGTCATATTCGAAGGCGAGGATTTGCGACAGCCCGTGGAGGATTTCAACCGATTAGTCGCTTTACACATACAGTATTGTATTCAGCGCAGGTCACCCAACATCATCCTGGAGGACTTGCGCGAGCTTCTCGCGACCGGCTTCGCGTCCTTGGACATGACCCTCAGGCGTACGCAAGAGGACAAGGTCATTCCGGCTCTCGTCGAGATGTGGCTCATCACCTACACCTCCATCCTGCCCTACATGCAGGCCGTCTTCCTACCCCTAGACCTAGAGTTCTCGGGCTGCGGCGTGCTCATGAACCCCGACCAAGCCCGCGACTTCTGGGGTGGCATCAAGGCACCGTCTTCCGATAGCGCACCGTATGTCAGTCCCGCATCCGCCGTTCTCGACGTACGCCGCATTGTCCTCACAGCATATCgcgacatcgtcatcctcccCCGATACGACTCACTCAAGGCCATCTTCTCCCGACTATCTCTCGAATTCCTCCCTTCCTCGTTCGCCTCCCTAGCCCTCGCCTCCCCGCTGCCAGACCCGGCGCTCTCCTCTAGCCCGGCAGACACCATGAACATGATGCGCCCGGGCACAGCCATGAGTCTGGACCCCTCTGTTGCGAGTTACAACTCCAACGCGACGACGCTCCTAGGCGACGGCAGCGcgggaggcggtggcggtggcggcggcggcggcggacgcaGCCGTGGCCTCAGCAATGTCAGCTACGCCAGCGGCGGGAGCGATGGGCAGCTGCGGCCGTTCACACGCGAGCAGAACGTTGAGGACTCTAAGCAAGTTACCGAGATGGTCGGGCGCATGCTACAGTGCATGAGCATCCTCGccagcatcggcggcgtggccggcgacggcagtGACGAGGGGAACAGGCGCATGGAGGAGCTTTGCCGTCTGCTGAAGCTTAACTGGCTCGGCAGGGGCCGGACGGGGAGGAACCGGAGGGGTATTGTTGGCGGCAGGCGGCGGGAGATCCCCGAGTCTATCAGGGAAGGATTGCGCGTCGTTTGA
- a CDS encoding PTAB protein, with product MMTSMGPSFAGHPAGMQQHPGVPGHPMAQGMPHNPGQQGPQGGGMPHQMHMAVSGPGGQVNPNQLMGGMPPGAGGPNAHALQHLNPAQNPMFQQNQFGNFNNPAAMAHATQLAQQRLFQQQQQARQALMAQQAFNANMAGVNGMPMGMQMNPMNAAQLAAMRQGMRPQGHNPQAQAMLAQQIALQQHQAVQNQQMQQGQQQGQPVQMNPQHMQLQQAQMAASMQAQQQQQQQQAQQQQQAQQQAQQQQAQQQQQQQAQQQAQHQQQQQQQGQPQGQPQQPQPQPQQTPHQTPQQQSAQPVNPQSAGQPTPSQTPGPAPNQQPQPPQAQAQPQGPPQMAPQPGPQQMNPAQQAAAQAAVANSMAMAQQRREGMKGHCLLKLMQFSEHLSGFPGSKGKDDLSYWNSFVSQFFSTKGVFRHSVHITDVEDQADKQYEITYPALPRYFHTHFDSGVKNMQLIMEKGTTDRPLPGDGHWIENTKSSLVYWFESGSHLVATGTVRAHFDAEQKIELFEFLTSNHEEYISRKAAIEAAKPVHNWVKEWHKVNSQDSKASPEMSKKGKARPMKSPQNPPPEALVDLPESAVKRGMGVTEAVFQFLEIAEVIGQMNPLFAFYHTHPNLGPYAALEQYVGQINAAPPNMNGQPMPQGPRTPSFGQFPMGASPAQPHMQLPGSPHVQGSPAQGHMQAPGMQMQQSQQGTSSSGPSANTSPASNKRRRPSGVKMEEDGSQAPTPGGPQVNGVQNKGKPPTPRMAKRMKGNPA from the exons ATGATGACGAGTATGGGACCGTCTTTTGCAGGCCATCCTGCCGGCATGCAACAACATCCAGGTGTTCCCGGCCATCCCATGGCTCAGGGAATGCCTCACAACCCGGGTCAGCAAGGCCCACAGGGCGGAGGAATGCCTCACCAGATGCATATGGCGGTGTCAGGGCCTGGTGGTCAGGTTAATCCAAACCAGTTGATGGGCGGCATGCCGCCGGGTGCCGGTGGTCCCAACGCTCACGCTCTGCAGCATCTCAATCCTGCCCAAAACCCAATGTTCCAGCAGAACCAGTTCGGTAACT TCAACAACCCAGCCGCGATGGCGCATGCCACCCAGCTCGCGCAGCAGCGGTTAttccaacagcagcaacaggcaCGGCAGGCGCTCATGGCGCAGCAGGCCTTTAACGCGAATATGGCTGGCGTCAATGGAATGCCCATGGGCATGCAGATGAACCCCATGAACGCGGCTCAGCTTGCGGCAATGCGCCAGGGCATGCGACCG CAGGGACACAACCCTCAGGCACAGGCAATGCTCGCCCAACAGATTGCGCTCCAGCAGCACCAAGCCGTCCAGAACCAGCAGATGCAAcagggccagcagcagggccagCCGGTCCAGATGAATCCTCAGCACATGCAACTCCAGCAGGCCCAAATGGCTGCTTCGATGCAGGctcagcaacaacagcagcagcagcaagcacagcaacaacagcaggcccagcagcaggcccagcagcagcaggctcaacaacagcaacagcagcaggctcagcagcaggctcagcatcagcagcagcagcagcaacagggTCAGCCTCAGGGTCAACCGCAACAGCCCCAGCCGCAACCTCAGCAGACTCCACACCAAACACCGCAGCAGCAATCCGCTCAGCCCGTCAACCCTCAGTCTGCCGGCCAACCCACGCCATCCCAGACTCCCGGGCCTGCTCCGAatcagcagccgcagcctCCTCAGGCCCAAGCCCAACCCCAAGGACCCCCTCAGATGGCTCCCCAGCCCGGACCGCAACAGATGAATCCTGCGCAGCAGGCCGCTGCCCAGGCTGCCGTCGCCAACAGCATGGCTATGGCGCAGcaaagaagagaagggaTGAAGGGGCACTGCCTGCTCAAACTCATGCAGTTCAGCGAGCACTTGAGCGGTTTCCCC GGTtccaagggcaaggacgaCCTGTCCTACTGGAACAGCTTCGTCAGCCAGTTCTTCTCTACAAAGGGCGTTTTCCGCCACTCGGTACATATCACGGATGTCGAAGACCAGGCGGACAAGCAATACGAAATCACATACCCCGCCCTCCCGCGATATTTCCACACCCACTTCGACAGTGGTGTGAAGAACATGCAGTTGATTATGGAGAAGGGAACCACGGACAGGCCGCTTCCCGGTGATGGCCACTGGATCGAGAACACCAAGTCGAGCCTCGTCTACTGGTTCGAGAGCGGATCGCAC CTCGTTGCGACGGGTACCGTCCGGGCGCACTTTGATGCGGAGCAGAAAATTGAGCTCTTTGAGTTCCTGACCAGCAACCACGAAGAATACATCTCGCGgaaggccgccatcgaggcggCGAAGCCTGTGCACAACTGGGTCAAGGAGTGGCACAAGGTCAACTCCCAAGACAGTAAGGCTTCGCCGGAGATGAGCAAGAAGGGTAAAGCCCGTCCCATGAAGTCTCCGCAAAATCCTCCGCCAGAAGCGCTGGTGGATCTTCCGGAGTCGGCAGTAAAGAGGGGCATGGGGGTTACCGAAGCCGTCTTCCAATTCCTCGAG ATTGCTGAAGTGATCGGTCAAATGAACCCTCTATTCGCCTTTTATCACACCCACCCCAACCTCGGCCCCTACGCTGCCCTGGAGCAGTACGTCGGCCAGATTAACGCGGCGCCGCCAAACATGAATGGTCAGCCCATGCCTCAGGGCCCTAGGACCCCCAGCTTCGGCCAGTTCCCGATGGGCGCGAGCCCAGCACAGCCGCATATGCAGCTTCCTGGCTCGCCTCATGTCCAGGGCAGCCCTGCTCAGGGTCACATGCAGGCACCCGGCATGCAGATGCAGCAGAGCCAGCAAGGTACCAGCTCCAGCGGGCCTAGTGCAAACACGTCCCCGGCCTCCAACAAGCGAAGACGCCCATCTGGTgtcaagatggaggaggatggctCCCAGGCGCCGACTCCCGGCGGCCCCCAAGTCAACGGGGTCCAGAACAAGGGCAAGCCGCCTACGCCGCGGAtggcgaagaggatgaagggCAACCCGGCATGA
- a CDS encoding WD repeat domain-containing protein, translating to MHRYIPYRDVDTPLSDKIRLKARPLSLPSPPPGTVVPVIPIGLSSVLHLPQRETPPEDARAGRRVVTRFFGPRPREEEDQSQHEGRLADALDIDQTAKVLQIGHLSSGTPLRLRPTLKVEEAANLPSAPYRVLQAPELEDDYYRSPLAYSPTCQCLAVALGSTVYRWSEWYDPQPVYRAPLQRRNGLTSLSFSSKQGGKAILAFGRKDGFFGLLSFVDEFLPRFWFHHPFPVDCNPFNSGVLVPTEDLLVGDSQGTILQYIVEWPSLWEVSRDTWLGKVTPIAKIAAHTSQICALVWSPNGQSFMSGSNDNTVRHFEIERMTESRFTKRSAIMARRGHNSVQGGNKSEIDPPPPEDPGPCRREGRVSEGTSSHTLPGGEMAEADVAGSIPRAVHTSGQDVRVFGHGMETHCWRHDAAIKAIAFCPWQDGLVATGGGLGDKCIRFFHIGTNTPLATIVVGAQVTALIWSTTKREIAATFGYSHGYAQTEHPYRIVVFSWPSCRNVSAVAWPGGPRALCAIPYPRGPANAHKRSRTAKEGTIVVASSDETLKFHEVWRDRPKSAIGGVVGILGSDVLEGLVGIDKEGDVIR from the exons ATGCATCGCTATATTCCTTACCGAGACGTGGACACCCCCCTGTCCGACAAAATCCGACTCAAGGCACGGCCGCTTTCGCTTCCTTCGCCGCCCCCCGGGACCGTCGTGCCCGTCATCCCCATCGGCCTTTCGTCCGTTCTTCACCTTCCTCAACGGGAGACGCCGCCGGAAGACGCCAGAGCCGGCCGGCGAGTAGTCACCCGTTTTTTTGGGCCTCGGCCccgagaggaggaggaccagAGCCAACACGAGGGGcggctcgccgacgccctcgacatCGACCAGACGGCAAAAGTCCTTCAAATAGGCCATCTATCCTCGGGCACCCCGTTAAGGCTTCGGCCAACGCTCAAGGTGGAGGAAGCGGCCAATCTGCCATCGGCACCCTACCGGGTTCTCCAAGCCCCGGAGCTTGAGGACGATTACTACCGCTCCCCGCTGGCATACTCTCCGACCTGTCAATGCTTGGCCGTTGCCTTGGGCAGTACGGTCTATAGATGGTCAGAGTGGTACGACCCCCAGCCCGTCTACCGCGCGCCGCTTCAGCGACGAAACGgcctgacctccttgtcTTTCTCCTCGAAACAGGGCGGCAAAGCCATCCTCGCCTTTGGCAGAAAGGACGGCTTCTTCGGTCTTCTGTCCTTCGTTGACGAATTTCTACCGCGGTTCTGGTTTCACCACCCATTTCCAGTCGATTGC AACCCCTTTAATTCGGGCGTCTTGGTGCCGACGGAAGacctgctcgtcggcgacagTCAGGGAACCATCCTGCAGTACATAGTCGAATGGCCCAGCCTTTGGGAAGTCTCGAGGGACACTTGGCTTGGCAAGGTCACGCCGATAGCCAAGATTGCGGCCCATACCTCGCAGATCTGTGCCCTCGTCTGGTCACCAAACGGACAAAGTTTTATGTCGGGGAGCAACGACAATACAGTCCGTCACTTCGAGATAGAACGAATGACGGAGAGTCGATTTACCAAGCGCAGCGCAATCATGGCTCGCAGAGGTCACAATTCGGTGCAAGGCGGTAACAAGTCTGAAATAGACCCGCCACCTCCCGAAGACCCGGGACCATGCCGACGGGAAGGACGAGTAAGTGAGGGGACGTCATCTCACACTCTCCCAGGCGGCGAAATGGCTGAGGCCGACGTTGCTGGAAGCATTCCACGAGCGGTTCATACCTCTGGGCAAGATGTCCGTGTATTCGGGCATGGGATGGAGACTCACTGCTGGAGGCATGACGCCGCAATCAAGGCCATTGCCTTCTGTCCCTGGCAAGACGGGCTCGTTGCGACTGGTGGCGGATTGGGCGACAAGTGCATTCGCTTCTTCCACATCGGGACGAACACACCCTTGGCTACGATTGTTGTAGGAGCCCAAGTCACTGCGTTGATCTGGTCTACTACGAAACGCGAGATCGCGGCCACGTTCGGTTACAGCCACGGCTACGCGCAAACAGAGCACCCATACCGCATAGTCGTGTTCAGCTGGCCATCCTGCCGAAATGTCAGCGCTGTGGCATGGCCAGGCGGCCCCAGGGCCTTGTGTGCCATCCCGTACCCCAGAGGACCAGCGAATGCGCACAAACGAAGCCGGACGGCGAAGGAGGGGACCATCGTCGTGGCATCGAGCGACGAGACTCTCAAGTTTCACGAAGTGTGGCGAGATCGGCCCAAATCGGCAATCGGCGGCGTCGTAGGGATACTTGGCAGCGACGTTCTCGAGGGTCTTGTAGGGATCGACAAGGAGGGGGACGTTATTCGATGA
- a CDS encoding SNARE domain-containing protein — protein sequence MSNLNQLYLLADHIKLSLLERQRAQSLNLDADTQDGHISRSLDQFKDGLEFLDSEAKRLQAASDESAAQNITDSLPALQKQFSDLTSQFHGFSNPSTSSITTSPNDPLLSPDFAAAQSTKPLKGSLRGLPGSAPNKTVRFTDSPGGSRGAEDLEAAALFGEGRYRDDPVDTAGYRDQAEGLDNQQLHAYHSQIMRDQDDHLDRLGESIGRQRELSMQIGDELDSHVAMLDEVDEVVDRHQGRLDRARRSLGKVARDAGESKQMIAIIVLIIILVLLIAILK from the exons ATGTCCAACTTGAACCAGCTTTATCTCCTTGCCGACCACATTAAGCTCTCTCTCCTCGAGCGCCAGCGCGCCCAGTCGCTCAACCTTGATGCCGACACTCAGGACGGCCACATCTCCCGCTCCTTGGACCAGTTCAAAGATGGCCTAGAATTTCTAGACTCCGAGGCCAAGCGCCTCCAGGCTGCTAGCGATGAGAG CGCCGCGCAGAACATCACCGACTCGCTTCCCGCCCTTCAAAAGCAATTCTCTGATCTCACCTCCCAGTTCCATGGCTTCTCGAACCCGTCCACCTCGTCGATCACGACCTCGCCCAACGACCCTTTGCTCTCCCCcgacttcgccgccgcccagtcCACGAAACCCCTCAAGGGCTCACTCCGCGGCCTCCCTGGCTCCGCCCCGAACAAGACTGTCCGATTCACCGACTCCCCCGGTGGCAGCCGCGGCGCAGAAGACCTTGAGGCTGCTGCCCTCTTCGGCGAGGGCCGGTACCGCGACGATCCGGTCGATACGGCGGGATACCGCGACCAGGCCGAGGGGCTTGACAACCAGCAGCTGCACGCGTACCACTCGCAGATCATGCGCGACCAGGACGACCACCTTGACCGGCTGGGCGAGTCCATCGGCCGCCAGAGGGAGCTGAGCATGCAaatcggcgacgagctcgactCGCACGTCGCgatgctcgacgaggtcgatgAGGTCGTCGACAGGCATCAGGGCCGACTCGATCGGGCGCGGAGATCGCTTGGGAAGGTCGCGCGAGACGCAGGGGAGAGCAAGCAGATGATCGCCATCATTGTGCTCATCATtatcctcgtccttctcatTGCCATCTTGAAGTGA
- a CDS encoding Metallophosphoesterase domain-containing protein has protein sequence MAFFRTSSGLDAILDRSDGTLWERLRLNPLTTMARYLNDFFPVSLPVAGHDSDGDSVTVVCISDTHNFQPRLPPGDILVHAGDLTASGTRGELRRALDWLKAQPHRHKIVVAGNHDLCLDESLSSSGIGGRSPVAGRSRDEKADESAGGQDDDEDDEGNPLDWGDITYLDRTSTTLKLPGRPRGIRVYGSPYTPRHGAWAFQYPRSPDEDPWAGAVPASTDVLVTHGPPKGHMDDPRGGWGCELLLRELWRARPRLHVFGHVHCGHGRETVAFDPLQAAYEDVVLREAAARASGDPRAWARGWASLGQCLAAWVHVWWGGGRRRPGETVLVNAAVVGGIRDRLVREAIVVRI, from the coding sequence ATGGCATTCTTCCGTACATCATCCGGCTTAgacgccatcctcgaccgGTCCGATGGCACCCTGTGGGAGCGGCTGCGCCTGAATCCTCTGACGACGATGGCCAGGTACCTAAACGACTTCTTCCCCGTCTCATTACCCGTCGCTGGGCAtgacagcgacggcgactcGGTGACGGTGGTCTGCATCTCTGACACGCACAACTTCCAGCCGCGCCTGCCGCCGGGAGACATCCTTGTCCACGCGGGCGACCTCACGGCGTCGGGCACGAGGGGGGAGTTGAGACGCGCGCTGGACTGGCTGAAAGCCCAGCCTCACAGACACAagatcgtcgtcgccgggaaCCACGACCTGTGTCTCGATGAGAGCCTATCATCCTCGGGGATCGGGGGGAGGAGCCCGGTGGCTGGGCGCAGCCGAGATGAGAAAGCGGACGAATCCGCGGGaggccaagacgacgacgaagacgacgaagggAACCCCTTGGACTGGGGCGACATCACCTACCTCGACCGCACCTCGACGACTCTCAAACTCCCTGGCCGGCCGCGCGGGATCCGCGTCTACGGCAGCCCCTACACCCCGCGCCACGGCGCCTGGGCGTTCCAGTACCCGCGGTCACCGGACGAGGACCCgtgggccggcgccgtgccCGCCTCAaccgacgtcctcgtcaccCACGGCCCGCCTAAGGGCCACATGGATGACCCgcgcggcggctggggcTGCGAGCTCCTCCTGCGCGAGCTCTGGCGCGCCCGGCCGCGGCTGCACGTCTTCGGTCACGTCCACTGCGGCCATGGGCGCGAGACCGTCGCCTTCGACCCACTGCAGGCGGCGTACGAGGACGTCGTGctgcgcgaggccgccgccagggcCAGCGGCGACCCAAGGGCGTGGGCTCGGGGCTGGGCGTCTCTGGGGCAGTGTCTCGCAGCCTGGGTGCACGTTTGGTGGGGTGGCGGCAGGAGGCGGCCGGGGGAGACGGTTCTTGTGAatgccgccgttgtcggGGGCATCAGGGACCGGCTGGTGAGGGAGGCTATTGTCGTTAGGATTTAG
- a CDS encoding Gon7 family protein translates to MATTNNGTAASAPVFRFSATYKSPTSEPFTFSESLTAPPTSGAGDKAAYLNALRNSINAAQDNINRELTARMEEDRANDAAKSAVDDALEEENYGEEAPPNEN, encoded by the coding sequence ATGGCAACCACCAACAACGGTACTGCCGCTTCGGCTCCGGTCTTCCGCTTTTCCGCCACCTACAAATCTCCCACCAGCGAGCCCTTCACCTTTTCCGAGTCCCTCACTGCTCCGCCAacctccggcgccggcgacaaggCCGCCTACCTCAATGCCCTGCGCAACTCCATCAACGCCGCCCAGGACAACATTAACAGGGAGCTCACCGCACGCATGGAGGAGGACAGAgccaacgacgccgccaagtccgccgtcgacgacgcacTCGAGGAGGAAAACTACGGCGAGGAGGCACCTCCCAACGAAAACTGA